In the genome of Schistocerca piceifrons isolate TAMUIC-IGC-003096 chromosome X, iqSchPice1.1, whole genome shotgun sequence, one region contains:
- the LOC124722037 gene encoding uncharacterized protein LOC124722037 translates to MPSPNTLSRLCSKLSTNPVIEQQGHQFMNYITNKVGTLSSDDKTVLLLMDEIHLKSQLDYKAGNVVGCAFNTEKFLCATSAYVFMVQSMESPYKDVVSILPVHTIQGDVLFSYIKAVIVKLEAVGFEVVGIVADNNAINKKAMSKFSTPPDVKIKYDHPVQSSPNRPLYYFVDTVHILKCIRNNWFNQKEQILCFPDFSDSLKGGLSSVGALKELHLIEKDELLQYGSSLTLKSLFPNSIEHQNVKLVLRIFSDTTVVALDTFGSKKAISNWESTATFIKIINRWWDIVNVKTLLKGQRLRNIFQEPVTSKSHHIQEFLQCFISWLCSWEECSDERKLTRETHSALKHTTAALIDFSDYWLSEKNRSYLLLGKVQTDSLEDRFGKYRQLCGGNYHVSLRQVFETEQKLRAQSMFSLVLRSKVVGDVVIKTTDIFSTHTQIQGLKETSIPEFLNVAVDENDVDGIDENTWPLLHYIAGYCSHQAIKKNHCEYCKVFLTTDEMKQGGDDLIMVKDRGGLTYPADDVVVCVTYVYLTLQKILKDQEILFLEQANQRNVLVKVASHNIPSNLFYGFHCKNKHSIDSVMNCILFCCAHILLNNYTKRRNDVTTVKNVTVYKRLKKC, encoded by the coding sequence ATGCCTAGTCCTAACACCCTTTCAAGGCTTTGTAGTAAACTCTCAACAAATCCTGTCATTGAGCAACAGGGTCATCAGTTTATGAACTACATCACAAATAAAGTAGGTACTTTATCctcagatgataaaactgtgctcctgttgatggatgaaattcatctgaagtctcagcttgattacaaagctggaaatgttgtaggatgtgcctttaacactgaaaaatttttgtgtGCAACCAGTGCCTATGTTTTTATGGTTCAGAGCATGGAATCACCTTACAAGGATGTGGTATCTATTCTGCCAGTTCATACTATTCAGGGTGATGTTCTGTTCTCTTACATTAAAGCAGTCATTGTTAAATTAGAAGCAGTTGGATTTGAGGTGGTTGGTATAGTAGCAGACAATAATGCAATTAATAAGAAAGCAATGTCTAAGTTTTCTACTCCTCCAGATGTGAAAATAAAGTATGATCACCCTGTACAGTCTTCTCCAAATCgcccattgtattattttgtggacactgtccatattttgaagtgTATCCGCAATAACTGGTTTAACCAAAAGGAGCAGATCTTGTGTTTTCCTGACTTCAGTGACAGTTTGAAGGGAGGTTTGTCTTCTGTTGGAGCACTGAAAGAATTGCACTTGATAGAAAAAGATGAACTATTGCAATATGGCAGTTCCTTAACTTTGAAGTCTCTATTTCCTAACTCAATTGAGCACCAAAATGTCAAGTTAGTGTTGCGTATTTTCAGTGATACGACAGTTGTTGCTTTGGACACATTTGGTTCAAAGAAAGCAATTAGCAACTGGGAAAGTACtgcaacattcataaaaataataaatcgttggtgggatattgtaaatgtaaaaacattactcaagggacagaggttaagaaatattttccaagaaCCTGTGACTAGTAAATCCCATCACATACAAGAATTCTTACAGTGCTTCATCTCATGGTTATGTTCTTGGGAAGAGTGTAGTGATGAAAGAAAACTTACTCGAGAGACACATAGCGCTTTGAAACACACAACTGCTGCTTTGATAGACTTCAGTGACTACTGGCTTTCTGAGAAAAACAGATCATATTTGCTGTTAggaaaagtacagacagacagtttaGAAGACAGGTTCGGCAAATACCGCCAGCTATGTGGGGGAAATTATCATGTTTCTCTAAGACAAgtttttgaaactgaacaaaaactAAGGGCACAGTCTATGTTTTCCCTTGTGCTTCGGTCGAAAGTAGTTGGGGATGTTGTTATTAAGACCACTGATATTTTTTCTACTCATACTCAAATTCAGGGATTAAAAGAAACATCaataccagaatttttaaatgtagcagtagatgaaaATGATGTTGATGGAATAGATGAGAATACTTGGCCACTGTTGCATTACATAGCAGGTTACTGCTCACACCAAGCTATTAAAAAAAACCATTGTGAATATTGTAAGGTATTCCTTACTACAGATGAAATGAAGCAGGGTGGTGATGATTTGATTATGGTAAAAGACAGAGGAGGGTTGACATATCCTGCAGATGATGTAGTAGTGTGTGTGACATATGTCTATTTAACTCTACAGAAAATTCTGAAAGaccaggaaattttatttttagaacagGCAAATCAGAGAAATGTACTTGTGAAGGTAGCATCCCACAACATTCCCAGCAATCTTTTTTATgggtttcactgtaaaaataaacacTCAATTGATTCAGTTATGAATTGCATACTGTTTTGCTGTGCACATATTTTGCTAAACAATTACACCAAGAGGAGAAATGATGTAACTACTGTTAAAAATGTAACTGTGTACAAAAGATTGAAAAAATGTTAA